A genomic window from Nitrospinota bacterium includes:
- a CDS encoding phage Gp37/Gp68 family protein produces the protein MAAQRSSIEWTESTWNPVTGCSKVSPGCKNCYAERMAKRLKAMGQKRYRNGFDVTLQPDILRLPLRWREPRLIFVNSMSDLFHEIVPEPFVHAVFETMVTAHWHTFQILTKRSERLAELAPRLPWPKNIWMGVSVESPHYVRRIRDLREVPAAVRFLSVEPLLEPIPRLPLNGVDWVIVGGESGPRCRPMDPDWVRQIRDRCIEHGVPFFFKQWGGVRKKNNGRLLDGRTWDELPQAKDRPTRKVKPQRLVEPLPAFA, from the coding sequence GTGGCTGCACAACGGTCTAGTATAGAGTGGACAGAGTCAACGTGGAACCCGGTGACCGGGTGCTCCAAAGTCAGTCCGGGGTGCAAAAACTGCTATGCTGAGCGAATGGCAAAGCGCCTGAAAGCAATGGGGCAGAAGCGCTACCGCAACGGGTTCGATGTTACCCTCCAACCGGATATTTTGAGGCTCCCGCTTCGCTGGCGCGAGCCCCGCCTTATCTTTGTCAATTCCATGAGCGACTTGTTTCATGAAATAGTCCCAGAACCATTTGTGCATGCCGTTTTCGAAACGATGGTTACTGCCCATTGGCACACCTTTCAGATTTTGACAAAACGCTCCGAAAGGCTTGCCGAACTTGCCCCCCGTCTCCCATGGCCCAAGAATATCTGGATGGGCGTGAGTGTCGAGTCGCCCCACTATGTTCGCCGGATTCGTGACCTTCGTGAGGTCCCTGCTGCAGTACGGTTCTTATCTGTTGAGCCTTTGCTGGAGCCGATTCCCCGATTGCCTCTGAATGGCGTGGATTGGGTGATCGTTGGAGGAGAGTCAGGCCCCCGGTGTCGGCCCATGGACCCTGATTGGGTTCGTCAAATCCGGGATCGATGCATTGAGCATGGAGTTCCTTTCTTTTTCAAGCAGTGGGGAGGCGTGAGAAAGAAAAACAATGGTAGGTTGTTAGATGGCAGGACATGGGATGAACTGCCTCAGGCAAAAGATAGACCTACTCGTAAGGTCAAGCCACAACGTTTAGTTGAACCTCTCCCGGCTTTTGCGTAA